The following DNA comes from Enterocloster bolteae.
AGCGGCGGTATACGGTCTGGAATATGCATCAGTTATCCTGCATGACCGCAGCAAAATCAGGGATAGGTTCTGGAATTGTACAGGTATGACAGTATTCCTGATGATGATGGGGGCATTTTACAGCGATCCATCTCTGGCGCTCTGGAATATGATTCTCTGTATGGCGGTATTTGAAGTCATCTATGTGATGCTTTACCGGAGCGGCTGCAGCTGGCTGCATCTGGCAGCCGCAGCCGCTGTACTCCCCCTTCCCATGATAGCAACGGCAAGGTATGGTTTGAACGAAAACCAGGTATATGGCGCCACGGCGGCGCTGCTCATCCTTTCGGGGATTCTGTTCCGGCGGTTCAGACCTGTTATGGTACGCCGTGAAGGGGAGAGCGGAGGATGGGACGTGGACTGGTTCCACATTCTGGTCATCTTTGTCCTGATACCCATGGCATGGGAGGCAGGCCGCGGATGGCAGTGCGCGTATATTCTTTTGACAGCTCTGTATGTACTTCAGTTTGCAGTGCTGGAACACTGGAAAAGGGCGGCGTTTACGCTGGCAGCAGCTCTGGCAGCAGCGGCATTCTGGCGCCAGCCGTTTATCCGGTGGCCGGAGATGCTAAGCCTGGAGATACAGCTGATTCCGGCTGCTGGTTTTATCTGGAGTCTGGGCCGCATATGGGGGGACAGAAAAGAGATAACAAATTTGCAGACGGTTCTCTACTGCCTGTGCCTGGGGGCCATGGCATCGGATGCCTTATCTACAGGAGCCGTATGGGATGCGCTGATACTGGAGGCTGTCAATCTGGCTGTGTTCCTCCTGGCGCATATGAGAAAATGTATGAGATGGATTCGGATTTCCGGCATCATCATGATACTGGTGGCGCTTTACATGACAAAAGATTTCTGGCTCAGCTTGTCATGGTGGGTCTATCTGCTGGCAGCCGGACTGGGACTCATTGTCTTTGCAGCGGTGAACGAAATGAAGAAGCGTTGACGGGAAGCGGTGATAGAGGAAGCGGTGATAGAGGAAGCGGTGATAGAGGAAGCTGCGGTAGAGGAAGCGGCGGTAGGGTAAGCGGCGGTGGGGAAAGTGACCGTCTGCAATTCTTTTGACACACAGCGGCAGAGCGGCTATAATCAAGGGTACAGGCCATGCCTGCGCCCCGTTTTGCCTTATAGGTGAAAGTAACGGGAAAACTGCCCGGAGGAGGTTTGGGATATGCTTGATATCATGCTTAGGATTGCCTATCTATCCGCCATTGGCCTGTCTCTTTACACATCAGGCTGGCTGCTGATGAAGGCAGATAAAACCAGGACCACAGGAGCTTTGGCAGCCTGTCAGCTCCTTATCATTATTTGGTGTATGCCACAGCTGTTTTCGGCTTTGCCCATGACAAAGGGGATGAAGTATCTGGCATATGGTATTTCCTACATAGGAATCAGCTTCATCGGACCGGCATGGCTGGAGTTTGCGTTTCTCTACAGCCGGAGAAAACTGGGGCATGGGGCGGAACTGTTTTTATTCGGTATTTCGGCTGTTAACTATTCGGTTCTCCTGACAAATGAATACCACCATTTATTCTATGCCAGTTTCGAGGTGGCTCAGGTGGTGTACGGGCCTGTATTTTACATTCATATGGTCTATACCTATATCTGCGTCCTGGCCGGCATGGCTGTGGTGCTGGCGGCTTTTAAAAAGAACCGTGTGGCGCTGGCGCATATTGCCGTCATATTGCTGGCTGCAGCAGTGCCTCTGGCTTTTAACCTGCTCTATATGACGGGGCTTGTGAGAACAGGCTTTGACCTGACGCCTCCTGCTTTTTCCCTGACCAGCGTTCTCATGCTGCTGGCTGTGTTCCGGTATGATTTCCTGGATGTCAATACCATGGCCTTTGATAAAATATTTGATTCCATTGCAGAGGGCGTGGTGGTGTATAACAGGCGTGATAAGATTACCTACTGCAACGGGGCTGCCGTACATTGGCTGGGGCTGCAAACCGGAGATGATATGGAACCGCTCAGGCGAATTCTGGGGGAAAAGGGCGCAAAAGCAGATTGTGCGGATTCTCAGACACCTGTATTTACGCTGGAAGACAATGGTGAAAGGAGAAGGCTGGAGGTCAGGCAGTATATCCACAGGGATAAGAAGGGGGATATGGTTGCGGGAACCATTATGCTCACAGATGTGGGAAGATATTACCAGCTTTTGGAGCAGGGCAGGGAACTGGCTGTGACCAATCAGAGTCTTGCCATTGAAAAAGAGCGCAACCGCATTGCCCAGGAGGTGCATGACACCGCCGGACATACGCTGACCATGATAAATTCGCTGCTCAGGCTCATACGGATTGGATATAAGGAGGAGAGAGGACAGGAACAGGACAAGCGCATAGAGGAGTACCTGATCCAGGCCCAGGAGCTGGCCGGCAGCGGGATCCGGGAGCTGCGGTGTTCCATCAATAATCTCAGGCAGTCCGCCTCCTATGGACTTATCTCCCAGGGAGTATACCAGCTAACCGGCAGTGTGAAGGAATTTGAGGTGGAGGTGGAGATACAGGGAGAGGACAGGCAGGAATATTCCCATTTGTCTCCGGTGGTTTATGACTGCCTCAGGGAGGCCATTACCAACTGCCATAAGTATGCCCATGCAACCCACATGGATGTGATACTTAAATTCGGCGCAGACAGCCTGAGCCTGTATATGTTTGATAACGGAAAGGGATGCCTCCATATAGAGGAGGGAAACGGAATCCGCGGTATACGCCAGAGAACAGAGCAGGCAGGGGGAACAGTCCGGTTCATATCCGAATCCGGGGAAGGATTTCAGATATATATATGCCTGCCGTACGGAAACTGAGGGCGCCGTGTGCCGTGTGCCGGCAGATAAGGGATAGAGGAAAAAGGAGCAGAACCATATGATAAAAGCAGTGATTGCCGATGATATCCAGATATTGAGACAGGGGCTCAGGGCCATACTGGAGCAGGACAAAGACATACAGGTGGTGGGACTGGCCGCTGACGGCCGGGAAGCGTGGCAGCTGTGCAGGAAGCACAGACCGGACGTGGTGCTTATGGATATGCGCATGCCGGAATACGATGGCAGCTATGGGATTACCAGAATCAAGGAGGACTATCCGGATATAAAGGTGCTGGTGCTCACTACCTTTGATGACAGGGAAACCGTGGATGCAGCCGTGGGAAGCGGTGCTGACGGGTATATCTTAAAGGAGATGGAGGATGACAAGGTCATCCAGTCCGTCAAGGCTGTATGCGCCGGGATGCGGGTTTTTGGAGGAAGCGTATTTGAGGGGATGCGCCGTCAGATGGCGCCCGGCAAAATAAAGGCAGACATGGCCGGGGATTTGACGCCCAGGGAACGGGATATCATGCGGCTGGTTGCCCGGGGAATGGACAACAGGGAGATTGCGGGGGCGCTATTCCTGGCAGAGGGGACGGTGCGCAACAACATCTCCCGTCTGCTGGAAAAGCTTAAGCTAAAGGACCGGACCCAGCTGGCTGTATTTGCAGTCAAGCATAATCTGGATGAATAAAAATGGCCCTTCAGGCGCGTCCGGCCACAGCATTGACCTGGGTTTTGAAGGATTCCACCGGTATATAGTGCTTGCTGGATACCAGTACCCGGCTGTTTTCATCATATAGTGTCTCCTGGACCAGAATAAAGGAGGCGTGCTGGGAGAGCATGTACTTGACGGCTGTGAAATTGCCCGTGGTGGTGTAGGAGAGCTGGCAGGTGCTGCTGACGGCATCCTCATATACACCATGCTCCAGGTATTGGAATAAATCTTCTTTCTCCCTTAAATCTATCTGTTTCCCGGATATAACCTCGATGGGAATGAAGCTGAGGCTGTAGGCGCACGCCTTTCCGGCGCTTTTATACCAGCGGTCTGCGATCACCACCACCGCAGTTTTCCGCTTCAGGTTCTGACTGATGGATTCTGTGGGAGGTTCTATGCGAAATTCCATCTCTGTCTCGTCAATGGATCCGGACAGAGTACAGCGGACCGGGTGTTGTGTGACCTCCAGGCCCGGCATACTGGCGCCGGGATTGCGTTCGCTGATGAAGTTTCCCTTACCGCGTATGTTGATGACCAGATTGTCCTCCTGCAGCAGAGCCAGAGCCCTGCGCAGGGTCATGCGGCTTACATCCATCTGCAGGGCCAGCTCCGGTTCGGAGGGAAGCTGGCTGCCCGGAGGATACACGCCGTCCTGTATCATGGAATACAGGCGGTTATATACTTTTACATGTTTTAATTTCTTTGCTTTCTCAGATAATACATCTGCGTCCATAGGTTCACCCTTCCTGTCTGGCTGTGTCACAATTCTGGCTGTATCACAAATCTGGCTGTATCACAAAAATATACAAGTCCTTATTCAACATCATAATTCCCAAAGGCTGATTTGTCAACAAAATAGACATGTCTAGTTGTACAACAGACTAAAACCAGTAAAACACCATGAAAAACCGCATATTTATTGTCAATATATACAAAAATTGACTATGATAATTGTAAAATATTCCATCTAGAAATTATACAAGTTAAATGATATTATACAAGTAAGCAATAAACAGACAAATAAATAAACAAACAAAAACAAAAGCGCAGATGCCGGCAGGAATGCAAGCAGATTCAGGTAAAGGCGCAAACAAAAAATCAATTAAAAGAGAGGGTAATTATTATGCAGAACTATTCAGGAGAAGAAGGATTACAGTATCATTTACAGATCAGGAAGGGAGACGTGGGACGGTATGTCATCATGCCCGGAGACCCGAAGCGCTGTGAAAAGATTGCAAAGCATTTTGACAACGCGGTACTGGTGGCGGACAGCAGGGAGTACGTTACATACACCGGTTATCTGGACGGGGAAAAGGTAAGCGTGACCTCCACGGGCATCGGCGGACCGTCTGCATCCATTGCCATGGAGGAATTGGTGCTGTGCGGGGCTGATACATTTATCCGCGTGGGAACCTGCGGCGGTATGGACATGGACGTGAAGGGCGGGGATATCGTGGTCGCCACAGGCGCCATCCGAATGGAGGGCACCAGCAGGGAATACGCACCCATCGAGTTTCCGGCCGTGGCTGACCTGGATGTGACCAATGCCCTGGTTTCCTCGGCAAAGGCGCTGGGATATACGTATCACGCGGGAGTGGTGCAGTGCAAGGATGCGTTTTACGGGCAGCATGAGCCCAAACGCATGCCGGTAAGCTATGAGCTGTTAAACAAGTGGGAGGCATGGAAGCGCATGGGCTGCAAGGCGTCTGAGATGGAATCCGCTGCCCTGTTTATTGCAGCCAGCCACCTAAGGGTGCGCTGCGGTTCTGATTTCCTGGTGGTGGGTAACCAGGAGCGCCAGGAGGCAGGACTGGATAATCCTATTGTCCACGATACGGAGGCAGCCATCAAGGTGGCGGTGGAAGCCGTCCGCAGACTGATTCAGGCAGATAAGCAGGCTTAAGGAGAAAGGTAAGGGGTGGGGACAAATGAAAATATTATTAAACCTTACAGGTATCCTTTTGGTACTGGCCATCATGTATCTGATTTCCTGGAAGAAGAAAAACATATCCGTCAAAATGCTGGTCAAGGCAGTGATTGCCCAGTTCCTGATTGCGGTGATTCTGGTAAAGGTTCCGGCCGGCCGTTACGTGGTGTCCAGGGTATCGGATGCAGTGACCAGCGTCATCAACTGCGGTCAGGATGGTTTAAGCTTTGTGTTTGGTTCACTGGCAGACAGCACGGCTGCCACCGGATCCGTTTTTGCCATACAGGTCCTGGGCAACATTGTATTCCTGTCTGCCCTGGTAAGTCTTCTTTACTATATCGGAATTCTGGGATTTGTGGTAAAATGGATTGGTAAAGCAGTGGGTAAGCTTATGGGCACCTCCGAGGTGGAAAGCTTTGTGGCGGTTGCCAACATGTTCCTGGGACAGACCGACAGCCCCATTCTGGTGAGCAAGTACCTGGGCCAGATGACGGACAGCGAGGTTATGGTGGTCCTGGTTTCCGGCATGGGCAGTATGTCCGTGTCCATATTGGGCGGTTATACGGCCCTGGGCATTCCCATGGAGTATCTTCTGATTGCCAGCACACTGGTGCCGGTGGGCAGCATTATGGTGGCCAAGATGCTTCTGCCCCAGACAGAGGAGGTCCGGGAAGTGGGAAGCGTTAAGATGGACAATAAGGGGAATAATACCAACGTGATAGAGGCAGTTGCAGAGGGAGCTGTCACCGGCATGCAGATGGCGCTGTCCATCGGCGCGTCCCTGGTGGCCATGGTGGCGCTGGTGGCAGCGGTGAATAAGCTGTTAGGCGTCTGCGGCATCAGCCTTCAGCAGGTATTTTCCTATGTATTTGCCCCCTTCGGCTTCTTTATGGGCCTGGACCCTTCGGAAATACTTCTGGAAGGAAATCTCCTGGGAAGCAAGCTGGTCCTCAATGAATTCGTGGCGTTCCAGCAGCTGGGATCCATGATATCTTCCATGGATTACAGGACAGGGATGATATGCGCCATTTCCCTGTGCGGGTTTGCCAATTTCTCCAGCCTTGGAATCTGCGTTTCAGGCATCGCGGTCCTGTGCCCTGAAAAGAAAAGCACCCTTGCCCGCCTGGTGTTCAAGGCCATGTTAGGCGGTGTGGCGGTAAGCCTGATCAGCGCCATGGTGGTGGGCCTGGTCACATTATTTTAAGGAGGTCGTAAGATGGGAAAATATAAACGTATCTTTGTTGTGGTCCTGGATTCACTTGGAATCGGGGCAGTGGAGGATTCACCGGAATATGGAGACGTGGGGGTGGACACCCTGGGACATATTGCCCGGGAGGTTCCGGGGCTTAAGATTCCAAATCTGAAAAAGCTGGGCATGGTCAACCTGCACCCCTTAGAGGGTATGGAGCCGGCAGAACACCCCTTGGGACGTTACATGCGTCTGAAGGAGAGAAGCCGTGGCAAGGACACCATGACGGGACACTGGGAGATGATGGGGCTTCTTGTGACCACGCCCTTCCAGACATTTACCAGCCACGGTTTTCCGAAGGAACTGATAGGCGAGCTGGAGAAGCGGACCGGACGTAAAATCATCGGCAACAAGAGCGCCAGCGGAACGGAAATCCTGGATGAACTGGCGGAGGAGGAGATTCGGGAAGGCCATCTGATCGTGTATACTTCCGCTGATTCCGTGCTTCAGATATGCGGCAACGAGGAGACCATGGGACTTGACAACCTGTATCACTACTGCGAGATTGCCAGGGAACTGACCCTGCGGGATGAGTGGAAGGTGGGACGTGTCATTGCCAGGCCCTATACCGGCATGAAGAAGGGCGAGTTCAGGCGCACCTCCAACCGCCATGATTACGCGCTGAAGCCATATGGAAGGACTGCCCTCAACGCCCTTAAGGACGCGGGATATGATGTGGTGTCCATTGGCAAGATATACGATATTTTTGACGGCGAGGGTCTGACTCAGTCCAACCATTCCAACTCGTCTGTCCACGGCATGGAGCAGACCATCCAGTATGCTAAAACGGATTTCAACGGGCTTTGTTTTGTGAACCTGGTGGATTTTGACGCCCTGTGGGGACACCGCCGCAATCCGGAAGGGTACGGCAGGGAGCTGGAGCGCTTTGATGAAAAGCTGGGAGAGCTGCTTCCGCTTCTGGGGGAGGACGATCTTCTGATTCTCACCGCGGACCATGGAAACGACCCCACCTATACAGGCACGGACCACACCAGGGAACAGGTGCCGTTCATCGCCTATTCTCCCTCCATGGAGGGCGGAAAGGACCTGGGCAGCGCAGATACATTTGCAGTCATCGGAGCCACGGTTGCTGACAACTTTGGGGTGAAGATGCCGGAAGGCACCATAGGGACTTCGGTTCTGAACGAATTGTAATTTGGAAGAATGCCTCTTGGATTTTTCCCCGGGGGCAGCTGACTGACGGATAGAAAGGATAGAAAATAATGGATAAGAAGGACATTTTAAGCAGGGTAGACCACACGCTGTTAAAGCAGACAGCTACCTGGGAGCAGATAGAAAAGCTGTGCAGGGAAGGCTTGGAATACACCGCCGCCTCTGTGTGCATTCCTCCCTGTTATGTGAAGCAGGCAAAGGATTTTGTGGGGGATAAGCTGGCTGTCTGCACCGTAATCGGATTTCCCAACGGCAACATGACCACCGCGGTGAAGGTGTTCGAGACAGAGGACGCGGTGAAGAACGGTGCGGACGAAATTGATATGGTCATCAACATCGGCCTTGTAAAGGCGGGACATTACGACCAGGTCCTGGATGAAATCAGACAGATTAAGGCTGCCTGCGGCGGCAGATGCCTGAAGGTCATTATCGAGACCTGCCTTCTGACAGAGGAAGAGAAGAAGGAAATGTGCCGTGTGGTCACGGAGTCAGGGGCGGATTTCATCAAGACTTCCACCGGATTTTCCACAGCCGGCGCAACGCCGGAGGACGTGGCCCTTATGAGGAAGTACTCAGGCCCCGAGGTCAAGGTCAAGGCAGCCGGCGGAATCGCATCCATTGAAGAT
Coding sequences within:
- a CDS encoding histidine kinase N-terminal 7TM domain-containing protein; the encoded protein is MLDIMLRIAYLSAIGLSLYTSGWLLMKADKTRTTGALAACQLLIIIWCMPQLFSALPMTKGMKYLAYGISYIGISFIGPAWLEFAFLYSRRKLGHGAELFLFGISAVNYSVLLTNEYHHLFYASFEVAQVVYGPVFYIHMVYTYICVLAGMAVVLAAFKKNRVALAHIAVILLAAAVPLAFNLLYMTGLVRTGFDLTPPAFSLTSVLMLLAVFRYDFLDVNTMAFDKIFDSIAEGVVVYNRRDKITYCNGAAVHWLGLQTGDDMEPLRRILGEKGAKADCADSQTPVFTLEDNGERRRLEVRQYIHRDKKGDMVAGTIMLTDVGRYYQLLEQGRELAVTNQSLAIEKERNRIAQEVHDTAGHTLTMINSLLRLIRIGYKEERGQEQDKRIEEYLIQAQELAGSGIRELRCSINNLRQSASYGLISQGVYQLTGSVKEFEVEVEIQGEDRQEYSHLSPVVYDCLREAITNCHKYAHATHMDVILKFGADSLSLYMFDNGKGCLHIEEGNGIRGIRQRTEQAGGTVRFISESGEGFQIYICLPYGN
- a CDS encoding response regulator, whose product is MIKAVIADDIQILRQGLRAILEQDKDIQVVGLAADGREAWQLCRKHRPDVVLMDMRMPEYDGSYGITRIKEDYPDIKVLVLTTFDDRETVDAAVGSGADGYILKEMEDDKVIQSVKAVCAGMRVFGGSVFEGMRRQMAPGKIKADMAGDLTPRERDIMRLVARGMDNREIAGALFLAEGTVRNNISRLLEKLKLKDRTQLAVFAVKHNLDE
- a CDS encoding GntR family transcriptional regulator: MDADVLSEKAKKLKHVKVYNRLYSMIQDGVYPPGSQLPSEPELALQMDVSRMTLRRALALLQEDNLVINIRGKGNFISERNPGASMPGLEVTQHPVRCTLSGSIDETEMEFRIEPPTESISQNLKRKTAVVVIADRWYKSAGKACAYSLSFIPIEVISGKQIDLREKEDLFQYLEHGVYEDAVSSTCQLSYTTTGNFTAVKYMLSQHASFILVQETLYDENSRVLVSSKHYIPVESFKTQVNAVAGRA
- the udp gene encoding uridine phosphorylase, with protein sequence MQNYSGEEGLQYHLQIRKGDVGRYVIMPGDPKRCEKIAKHFDNAVLVADSREYVTYTGYLDGEKVSVTSTGIGGPSASIAMEELVLCGADTFIRVGTCGGMDMDVKGGDIVVATGAIRMEGTSREYAPIEFPAVADLDVTNALVSSAKALGYTYHAGVVQCKDAFYGQHEPKRMPVSYELLNKWEAWKRMGCKASEMESAALFIAASHLRVRCGSDFLVVGNQERQEAGLDNPIVHDTEAAIKVAVEAVRRLIQADKQA
- a CDS encoding NupC/NupG family nucleoside CNT transporter yields the protein MKILLNLTGILLVLAIMYLISWKKKNISVKMLVKAVIAQFLIAVILVKVPAGRYVVSRVSDAVTSVINCGQDGLSFVFGSLADSTAATGSVFAIQVLGNIVFLSALVSLLYYIGILGFVVKWIGKAVGKLMGTSEVESFVAVANMFLGQTDSPILVSKYLGQMTDSEVMVVLVSGMGSMSVSILGGYTALGIPMEYLLIASTLVPVGSIMVAKMLLPQTEEVREVGSVKMDNKGNNTNVIEAVAEGAVTGMQMALSIGASLVAMVALVAAVNKLLGVCGISLQQVFSYVFAPFGFFMGLDPSEILLEGNLLGSKLVLNEFVAFQQLGSMISSMDYRTGMICAISLCGFANFSSLGICVSGIAVLCPEKKSTLARLVFKAMLGGVAVSLISAMVVGLVTLF
- a CDS encoding phosphopentomutase, translating into MGKYKRIFVVVLDSLGIGAVEDSPEYGDVGVDTLGHIAREVPGLKIPNLKKLGMVNLHPLEGMEPAEHPLGRYMRLKERSRGKDTMTGHWEMMGLLVTTPFQTFTSHGFPKELIGELEKRTGRKIIGNKSASGTEILDELAEEEIREGHLIVYTSADSVLQICGNEETMGLDNLYHYCEIARELTLRDEWKVGRVIARPYTGMKKGEFRRTSNRHDYALKPYGRTALNALKDAGYDVVSIGKIYDIFDGEGLTQSNHSNSSVHGMEQTIQYAKTDFNGLCFVNLVDFDALWGHRRNPEGYGRELERFDEKLGELLPLLGEDDLLILTADHGNDPTYTGTDHTREQVPFIAYSPSMEGGKDLGSADTFAVIGATVADNFGVKMPEGTIGTSVLNEL
- the deoC gene encoding deoxyribose-phosphate aldolase; translated protein: MDKKDILSRVDHTLLKQTATWEQIEKLCREGLEYTAASVCIPPCYVKQAKDFVGDKLAVCTVIGFPNGNMTTAVKVFETEDAVKNGADEIDMVINIGLVKAGHYDQVLDEIRQIKAACGGRCLKVIIETCLLTEEEKKEMCRVVTESGADFIKTSTGFSTAGATPEDVALMRKYSGPEVKVKAAGGIASIEDAQRFIELGADRLGTSRLIP